Within Nitrospirota bacterium, the genomic segment CAAGCAGGTGGTCCTGTACTTTTATCCCAAAGACGATACCCCTGGCTGCACCAAGGAATCGTGCGCCTTTCGCGATGCCATTACGCCGATCAAGAAGGCGGGGGCCGTCGTGCTCGGTCTGAGTTTTGACGGTCAGGTGTCCCACCAGAAGTTCATCAAGAAGTTTACGTTGCCGTTTCCCTTGCTCAGCGACGAGGAGAAAGTCGTGGCGACCGCCTACGGGGTCTATAAAGAAAAGAGCATGTACGGCAAGAAATATATGGGCATCGAGCGCAGCACGTTTGTGATCGATCCGGCTGGTAAGCTGAAGGCGATCTTCCGCAAGGTCAAGGTTGAGGGGCATGTGGATGAGGTGTTGGCAGTCCTGAAGTCCTGATCTTCTGGCAGGATGCTGAAAAATCCCGCCAGCGTCGTTCTCGCATCGCTCAGATCCTCAACGTACCCCTGAGGGTACG encodes:
- the bcp gene encoding thioredoxin-dependent thiol peroxidase, whose protein sequence is MATELAVGKKAPAFSLPDQSGESVSLKDFAGKQVVLYFYPKDDTPGCTKESCAFRDAITPIKKAGAVVLGLSFDGQVSHQKFIKKFTLPFPLLSDEEKVVATAYGVYKEKSMYGKKYMGIERSTFVIDPAGKLKAIFRKVKVEGHVDEVLAVLKS